One Cellulomonas soli DNA window includes the following coding sequences:
- a CDS encoding pyridoxamine 5'-phosphate oxidase family protein has protein sequence MSERTRWSQVRAADRAFADAVAAIFDAGTNKVLATLRADGSPRVSGSELVIGEHDVTLGMMPHSIKARDVTRDPRVAIHSPTLEPPSDQTAWAGDAKLAGLLVPIPKPADQSGPDGLYFALDITEVVLTRLAESADELLVESWHPGRGRTTRRVS, from the coding sequence ATGAGCGAGCGCACCCGGTGGTCCCAGGTCCGCGCGGCCGACCGGGCATTCGCCGACGCGGTGGCCGCGATCTTCGACGCGGGCACCAACAAGGTGCTCGCCACGCTGCGTGCCGACGGGTCCCCGCGCGTCTCGGGCAGCGAGCTCGTGATCGGCGAGCACGACGTGACGCTCGGCATGATGCCGCACTCGATCAAGGCACGGGACGTCACACGCGACCCGCGGGTCGCGATCCACTCCCCGACGCTCGAGCCTCCGTCGGACCAGACTGCCTGGGCCGGTGACGCCAAGCTCGCCGGGCTGCTCGTGCCGATCCCGAAGCCGGCCGACCAGTCCGGGCCGGACGGCCTCTACTTCGCGCTCGACATCACCGAGGTCGTCCTGACCCGGTTGGCCGAGAGCGCCGACGAGCTGCTCGTCGAGTCGTGGCACCCCGGGCGTGGCCGCACCACGCGGCGCGTCTCCTGA
- a CDS encoding class I SAM-dependent methyltransferase — translation MNRSVQTWDDVLTLLDTLFEENADRWSDRGGAAWWDAFYADRERGVPFFRGAPDESLVQWVEDGLVDLPAGARVLELGCGPGRNAIWLAQQGCRVDAVDLSDSALTWARERALSVGVDVRFERADIFAWAVPDGGYDLVYDSGCFHHLPPHRRPAHRELLRRALRPGASFGLACFAAGAMGTEDADLELYRAGSLAGGLAYTAQELRSTFGWLQERELRRMRAMSGQDGRFGEDFLWAGLFARDERPGI, via the coding sequence GTGAACCGTTCGGTCCAGACCTGGGACGACGTCCTGACCCTGCTCGACACCCTGTTCGAGGAGAACGCCGACCGCTGGTCCGATCGCGGTGGCGCCGCGTGGTGGGACGCGTTCTACGCGGACCGCGAGCGGGGTGTGCCGTTCTTCCGGGGGGCGCCGGACGAGAGCCTCGTGCAGTGGGTCGAGGACGGCCTGGTGGACCTTCCGGCCGGCGCGCGGGTGCTCGAGCTGGGCTGCGGTCCGGGCCGGAACGCGATCTGGCTCGCGCAGCAGGGCTGCCGGGTCGACGCGGTCGACCTGTCGGACTCGGCCCTGACGTGGGCGCGCGAGCGGGCGCTGAGCGTCGGGGTCGACGTGCGGTTCGAGCGCGCGGACATCTTCGCCTGGGCGGTGCCCGACGGAGGGTACGACCTGGTCTACGACTCGGGGTGCTTCCACCACCTGCCGCCGCACCGGCGGCCGGCCCACCGTGAGCTTCTGCGGCGTGCGCTGCGTCCGGGCGCGTCGTTCGGTCTGGCGTGCTTCGCCGCGGGTGCGATGGGCACCGAGGACGCGGACCTCGAGCTGTACCGCGCGGGGTCGCTGGCCGGAGGTCTGGCCTACACGGCGCAGGAGCTGCGGTCGACCTTCGGCTGGCTCCAGGAACGAGAGCTGCGGCGCATGCGGGCGATGTCGGGGCAGGACGGCCGGTTCGGCGAGGACTTCTTGTGGGCGGGGCTGTTCGCCCGGGACGAGCGACCTGGCATCTGA
- a CDS encoding ABC transporter permease, whose product MTAIGPYLSTLGGVAVLVTITVAVLAGYRVPHPTAPAWAILRGAVQLAAISLVLGGLITHPLGIAAALVVMFAVATTTATRRLGFSAHRFALVSGAMAAGIAVALGVVFGTHALALTGRYVLAIGGIVVGNAMTITTLAGRRFTEAAHDRWEEVEGWLALGATPRRSTLEIARGSVRSALIPSTDQTRTTGLVTLPGAFVGAIFGGVSPLEAGRFQIVVLAAIMAAGSITAVLVVRGLAPVTVRPDLPS is encoded by the coding sequence GTGACCGCGATCGGCCCGTACCTGTCGACGCTCGGCGGCGTGGCAGTCCTGGTCACGATCACCGTGGCGGTGCTCGCGGGCTACCGGGTGCCGCACCCGACCGCACCCGCCTGGGCGATCCTGCGCGGAGCCGTGCAGCTGGCGGCCATCAGCCTCGTGCTCGGCGGACTGATCACGCACCCGCTCGGCATCGCCGCCGCCCTGGTCGTCATGTTCGCGGTCGCCACCACCACTGCCACCCGCCGCCTCGGGTTCTCCGCGCACAGGTTCGCCCTGGTCTCCGGCGCGATGGCCGCCGGGATCGCCGTGGCCCTGGGTGTCGTCTTCGGGACCCACGCACTGGCCCTCACCGGGCGGTACGTCCTGGCGATCGGCGGCATCGTCGTCGGGAACGCCATGACGATCACGACGCTCGCCGGTCGCCGCTTCACCGAGGCGGCGCACGACCGGTGGGAGGAGGTCGAAGGCTGGCTCGCGCTCGGTGCCACGCCGCGGCGGTCCACCCTGGAGATCGCGCGCGGATCGGTCCGGTCGGCACTCATCCCGTCGACCGACCAGACCCGGACCACCGGGCTCGTGACGCTGCCCGGGGCATTCGTCGGCGCGATCTTCGGCGGGGTGTCTCCGCTCGAGGCCGGACGGTTCCAGATCGTGGTGCTCGCCGCGATCATGGCGGCCGGGTCGATCACCGCGGTGCTGGTCGTCCGAGGTCTCGCACCGGTGACCGTCCGCCCGGACCTGCCCTCCTGA
- a CDS encoding pyridoxamine 5'-phosphate oxidase family protein, with protein sequence MNPRSRWAELRACDPAFADAVTAVFDSGTHKVLATTRADGSPRVSGTELVIGEEELLVGMMPRSLKARDVARDPRVAIHSPTLEPPADIAGWIGDAKMAGVLVPVDAPGHVPIVPGSVFYALVVTEVVLTRVGDPADHLVIDSWHPRRGRHTQRVG encoded by the coding sequence ATGAACCCCCGCTCCCGATGGGCCGAGCTGCGTGCCTGCGACCCCGCGTTCGCCGACGCCGTCACCGCCGTGTTCGACTCCGGCACCCACAAGGTGCTCGCCACGACCCGTGCCGACGGCTCGCCCAGGGTCTCGGGCACCGAGCTCGTCATCGGCGAGGAGGAGCTGCTCGTCGGGATGATGCCCCGCTCGCTCAAGGCCCGCGACGTCGCCCGCGACCCGCGCGTCGCGATCCACTCCCCCACGCTCGAGCCGCCCGCCGACATCGCCGGCTGGATCGGCGACGCGAAGATGGCGGGCGTGCTCGTCCCGGTCGACGCACCCGGCCACGTGCCGATCGTCCCCGGGTCGGTGTTCTACGCGCTGGTCGTGACGGAGGTCGTGCTCACGCGCGTCGGGGACCCGGCAGACCACCTGGTCATCGACTCGTGGCACCCCCGGCGCGGACGGCACACCCAGCGCGTGGGCTGA
- a CDS encoding MTH1187 family thiamine-binding protein — MLVAFSVAPLGAGESVTESVADAVRIVRESGLPNRTDAMFTTIEGEWDEVMDVVRRATEAVGRHGNRVSLVLKADIRPGHTGELDGKVERVEARLALD; from the coding sequence ATGCTGGTCGCCTTCTCCGTCGCCCCGCTCGGTGCGGGCGAGTCCGTCACCGAGTCCGTCGCCGACGCCGTGCGCATCGTCCGCGAGTCCGGTCTGCCGAACCGCACCGATGCGATGTTCACCACGATCGAGGGCGAGTGGGACGAGGTCATGGACGTCGTGCGCCGCGCGACGGAGGCCGTCGGCCGGCACGGGAACCGGGTCAGCCTGGTGCTCAAGGCGGACATCCGTCCAGGTCACACGGGTGAGCTGGACGGCAAGGTCGAGCGGGTCGAGGCGCGGCTCGCCCTCGACTGA
- a CDS encoding restriction system modified-DNA reader domain-containing protein — protein MPIFELDEGKVRLVQPMQPLAGSFAQECASLLSGHLAAIAGEALFTVRSRAAVPEHTDAPDLLALDASGRPVVFDVAQVIDEDALVTAMRRAGQAGRMTATDLARAYHVDPARFGVDYAAFREQVSSGPQTSRREGVRLVLLCSEVAAEAVDSLAFLRGPGRHVEVFQVGVVRGADDRRLVDVSPLAVHEGVRRSVEPTALRLVRSSEAFASAMAYHPEDVRNPSGPAFGRRPSPPTGELRAVGPAERPPVPAPTPLTKRGTLTEPTPLPFGPFGRDDDQPDEGENPLTTTAPLLPTPPDDGEHGRPAAPAGLRTLAPADVTAVPPAGLLTGPTAALRASMIGGTRAGSDGAASWRSLQGDDALSGWTPLGDPSVQIPRPELTMLAKSRRAVTTLVWLRERRGQRLQALLRSDGLIELPDGAVYADPSEAAAAAVGSESAVDGWRSWRLGDGGPTLAEATGAAPL, from the coding sequence ATGCCGATCTTCGAGCTCGACGAGGGCAAGGTGCGCCTCGTCCAGCCGATGCAGCCTCTGGCCGGGTCGTTCGCGCAGGAGTGCGCGTCGCTGCTGTCCGGTCATCTCGCCGCGATCGCCGGCGAGGCGCTCTTCACGGTGCGCTCTCGTGCGGCGGTCCCCGAGCACACCGACGCCCCTGACCTGCTGGCGCTCGACGCGTCCGGCCGCCCCGTGGTCTTCGACGTCGCCCAGGTCATCGACGAGGACGCGCTCGTGACGGCGATGCGTCGCGCGGGCCAGGCCGGACGGATGACCGCGACCGACCTCGCCCGGGCGTACCACGTGGACCCGGCCCGGTTCGGTGTCGACTACGCGGCGTTCCGCGAGCAGGTCTCCTCCGGTCCGCAGACCTCCCGGCGCGAGGGCGTCCGGCTCGTGCTGCTCTGCTCGGAGGTCGCCGCCGAGGCCGTCGACTCGCTGGCGTTCCTGCGCGGCCCCGGTCGGCACGTCGAGGTCTTCCAGGTCGGCGTGGTCCGGGGTGCGGACGACCGGCGCCTGGTCGACGTCTCCCCGCTGGCCGTGCACGAGGGTGTCCGCCGGTCGGTCGAGCCGACCGCGCTGCGCCTCGTGCGTTCCAGCGAGGCGTTCGCCAGCGCGATGGCCTACCACCCGGAGGACGTGCGCAACCCCTCGGGCCCCGCGTTCGGCCGCCGCCCCAGCCCGCCGACCGGTGAGCTGCGTGCCGTCGGGCCGGCAGAGCGCCCGCCCGTGCCGGCGCCGACGCCGCTGACCAAGCGCGGCACGCTCACCGAGCCGACGCCGCTGCCCTTCGGCCCGTTCGGTCGCGACGACGACCAGCCGGACGAGGGTGAGAACCCGCTGACCACCACGGCTCCCCTGCTGCCCACCCCGCCGGACGACGGCGAGCACGGCCGCCCGGCCGCTCCCGCGGGCCTGCGCACGCTCGCGCCGGCCGACGTGACGGCCGTGCCCCCGGCAGGTCTGCTGACGGGGCCGACGGCGGCCCTGCGCGCCAGCATGATCGGCGGCACGCGCGCGGGCTCGGACGGCGCGGCCTCGTGGCGCTCGCTGCAGGGCGACGACGCGCTCTCGGGCTGGACGCCGCTCGGTGACCCGTCCGTGCAGATCCCGCGGCCCGAGCTGACGATGCTCGCCAAGAGCCGGCGCGCCGTGACGACGCTGGTGTGGCTGCGCGAACGGCGCGGTCAGCGGCTGCAGGCCCTGCTGCGCTCCGACGGGCTCATCGAGCTGCCCGACGGCGCGGTGTACGCCGACCCGAGCGAGGCCGCGGCCGCTGCCGTCGGTTCGGAGTCGGCGGTGGACGGCTGGCGCTCGTGGCGGCTGGGCGACGGCGGTCCGACGCTGGCCGAGGCGACGGGCGCAGCCCCGCTCTGA
- a CDS encoding alpha/beta hydrolase, translated as MPVSWEPDVLGEGYEVATLTLAPDDEGELVASLVRYRPPTVEPQRPARAVLYVHGWSDYFFQTGLAEFWHARGVAFYALDLHKYGRSLRPYQTPGYTDDLQRYDQDLDAALDVVRTEIGPHGRVMLMGHSTGGLIGVLWANRHPGQVSGLVLNSPWLELQGSAIVRYASGPALAQLARFQPRTPLPNIDPGFYARSVEARFGGEWTIDEAWRPTPSFPVRAGWLRAITAGHATVARGLHIEHPILMLASARTVISPRWSEDMRAADSVLDVELLARRAVQLGSNVTVVRITGGMHDLVLSAPPVRARVYAEIDRWVSAYGWS; from the coding sequence ATGCCCGTCAGCTGGGAGCCGGACGTCCTCGGTGAGGGCTACGAGGTCGCGACGCTCACGCTCGCGCCCGACGACGAGGGCGAGCTCGTCGCGAGCCTGGTGCGGTACCGCCCGCCGACCGTCGAGCCGCAGCGACCCGCGCGGGCCGTCCTGTACGTGCACGGGTGGTCCGACTACTTCTTCCAGACCGGGTTGGCGGAGTTCTGGCACGCACGCGGCGTCGCGTTCTACGCGCTCGACCTGCACAAGTACGGCCGGTCCCTGCGCCCGTACCAGACGCCCGGGTACACCGACGACCTGCAGCGCTACGACCAGGACCTGGACGCCGCGCTCGACGTGGTGCGCACCGAGATCGGCCCGCACGGCCGCGTCATGCTCATGGGTCACTCGACGGGCGGCCTGATCGGCGTGCTGTGGGCCAACCGGCACCCCGGGCAGGTCTCCGGGCTCGTGCTCAACAGCCCGTGGCTCGAGCTGCAGGGGTCAGCGATCGTGCGGTACGCCTCCGGGCCGGCGCTCGCCCAGCTCGCCCGGTTCCAGCCGCGCACACCGTTGCCGAACATCGACCCCGGCTTCTACGCCCGCTCGGTCGAGGCGCGGTTCGGCGGGGAGTGGACCATCGACGAGGCCTGGCGTCCCACACCGTCGTTCCCCGTCCGGGCCGGATGGCTCCGGGCGATCACCGCCGGGCACGCCACGGTCGCCCGCGGGCTGCACATCGAGCACCCGATCCTCATGCTCGCCTCGGCACGCACCGTGATCAGCCCGCGGTGGAGCGAGGACATGCGCGCGGCCGACAGCGTGCTGGACGTCGAGCTGCTCGCCCGCCGGGCCGTCCAGCTGGGCTCGAACGTCACGGTCGTGCGCATCACGGGCGGCATGCACGACCTGGTGCTGTCCGCACCCCCGGTGCGCGCCCGCGTGTACGCGGAGATCGACCGGTGGGTGTCGGCCTACGGGTGGAGCTGA